A region from the Cannabis sativa cultivar Pink pepper isolate KNU-18-1 chromosome 9, ASM2916894v1, whole genome shotgun sequence genome encodes:
- the LOC115722234 gene encoding uncharacterized protein LOC115722234 — protein MESIEHKIIEVNGIKMHVAQKGQGPTILFLHGFPELWYTWRHQILTLASLGYRAVAPDLRGYGDTDAPPSVGSYTCMDVVGDVIGLLDAIAAEEEKVFVVGHDWGALIAWYLCLFRPDRVKALVNLSVVFNPRNPKRKPYETLRAVYGDDYYVCRFQEIGEIEGEFAHIGTQQVLREFFTYRNPGPLMLPKGKGFPHSKDSPTPANLPSWLTQQDLDYYTTKFHNKGFTGGINYYRNINRNWELTAPWSGDKVKVAVKFIVGDVDLTYNSLGAKDYIHKGGFKKDVPLLEEVIVMEGVGHFINEERPTEISNHIYHFFKKF, from the exons ATGGAGAGCATAGAGCATAAAATTATAGAGGTAAATGGCATAAAAATGCATGTAGCCCAGAAGGGACAAGGCCCAACAATCTTATTCCTTCACGGCTTCCCGGAGCTATGGTACACGTGGCGCCACCAGATACTCACACTGGCTTCCCTGGGCTACCGAGCTGTGGCCCCGGACCTCCGCGGCTACGGGGACACCGATGCACCGCCTTCGGTGGGTAGCTACACGTGCATGGATGTGGTTGGAGATGTGATTGGGCTGTTGGATGCTATAGCTGCTGAGGAAGAGAAAGTGTTTGTGGTGGGACATGACTGGGGTGCTCTCATTGCTTGGTACCTTTGCTTGTTCAGACCAGATCGTGTTAAGGCTTTGGTGAACCTGAGTGTGGTTTTTAACCCTAGGAACCCTAAAAGGAAGCCTTATGAGACTTTGAGAGCCGTCTATGGTGATGACTACTACGTTTGTAGATTTCAG GAAATTGGAGAAATAGAAGGTGAGTTTGCCCACATAGGAACACAACAAGTGTTAAGGGAATTCTTTACATATAGAAATCCTGGCCCACTTATGCTGCCAAAAGGAAAAGGGTTTCCACACTCAAAAGATAGCCCAACTCCAGCTAACTTGCCTTCTTGGTTAACTCAACAAGACCTTGATTACTACACAACTAAATTCCACAACAAAGGCTTCACTGGTGGAATCAACTATTACCGAAACATAAACAG AAACTGGGAATTGACAGCACCATGGAGTGGAGATAAAGTAAAAGTAGCAGTGAAGTTTATTGTAGGGGATGTAGACCTTACATACAATTCATTGGGAGCCAAAGATTACATACACAAAGGTGGATTCAAAAaagatgttcctcttcttgaagAGGTCATTGTCATGGAAGGTGTTGGACACTTCATCAATGAAGAAAGACCTACTGAGATCAGCAACCACATTTATCATTTCTTTAAAAAGTTTTAG